TCCCTTCTGGGATATCTGTGGTTTCTTCAATTTCTACAGCTTCGTGCAAATAAGGATTGAACAGCTCTCCTTTTGAGGAGTACTCGACAACGCCTTTATCTTCGAATACTTGTTTAAATTGTTGTAAGATCATTTGGAACCCAATAGCCCAGTTTTTTACTTCTTCAGAAGCTTGAGAAGCACACCCCAATGCTTTTTCCATACTTTCTATTGGAAGAAGGAAGTCTAAAAGAGCATTTTCTACAGCATACTGCATCATTTCTACGCGTTCTTTCTGTAGGCGTTTTCTCGAATTTTCTGCTTCAGCAAGGGCCATGAGATAACGATTGTTCTTTTCTTGTAACTCAATTTTTAAATTTGCATTCTCCTGCTGGAGCATTTGGAGTTCGTTATCAGGAGAAGGCTCGCTAGTCTGAATTTCTTCCGACGAGGTGTTTGGGGTTTCTGTCATGATAGCTCCTTAGCGGGTAATAATTTTATAGAAGAGCGCCGAGTCAACTCTGCTGGTCTTTGTGAGCATCTAGGATCGCTCGGACAAGGTCTTCTGAAGGACAATTTAAATTTATAAAAACTTTGAGTTAAAACGGTTTTTAATCGTTCTGCAAATAAGGAAAGTGTGCCAAATACCTGTTGATAGGGGAGATTCATAGGGCCTAATACACCAAACGCTCCTAAAGGAGTTCGATCCATATAGTAAGGAACAGTGATTACTGCACACAAGGGATCAGAATTCCCAACGATATCAGCAAGTTCTCGACCGATAAATGCAGTAGGCATTTCTTTGTGAGAATGAATATTTAGAAATTTGCACATATGCTTACGGTTTTCGAAGAAAGATAACCCCTGAGCGAGGGTTTCAGGATCTTTGAAAATCTCGTATTTTAGTAATCTAGATAGACCTGTTTGATAAAGATCTTCCTCACTGAAATGGCAATAGCGAGTGAGATAACGAACTACAACTTCATTGTAAAGAATCATCCCTAGGTCTTCCTCTTTCTGAGAAAGAAGGCTATCTGAAGGTTGTTTGCGCAGATAATTTTGCAGAAAATTTTCTATTTTCTTTAAAGAGTTAGCAGGAAGTTGT
This genomic window from Chlamydia sp. contains:
- the hrcA gene encoding heat-inducible transcriptional repressor HrcA, whose translation is MENRVEMSQLRASKKDSKISHVLLMTTKLYLESGQPVGSKLLKETYCSDLSSATIRNYFAQLEAGGFLRKNHISGGRIPTDLAFRYYADHSIPFLEQEKVAEIQQKLSELPEYSKNIVKDLQKASEILSDILQLPVCFSSPRFESDSVINIQLVAIDDRRVVFVLSTEFGQVFTDVLWLPEQLPANSLKKIENFLQNYLRKQPSDSLLSQKEEDLGMILYNEVVVRYLTRYCHFSEEDLYQTGLSRLLKYEIFKDPETLAQGLSFFENRKHMCKFLNIHSHKEMPTAFIGRELADIVGNSDPLCAVITVPYYMDRTPLGAFGVLGPMNLPYQQVFGTLSLFAERLKTVLTQSFYKFKLSFRRPCPSDPRCSQRPAELTRRSSIKLLPAKELS
- a CDS encoding nucleotide exchange factor GrpE; the protein is MTETPNTSSEEIQTSEPSPDNELQMLQQENANLKIELQEKNNRYLMALAEAENSRKRLQKERVEMMQYAVENALLDFLLPIESMEKALGCASQASEEVKNWAIGFQMILQQFKQVFEDKGVVEYSSKGELFNPYLHEAVEIEETTDIPEGTILEEFSKGYKIGDRPIRVAKVKVAKTPSKGNKDSNEEKE